In one Sphingomonas sanguinis genomic region, the following are encoded:
- the nirD gene encoding nitrite reductase small subunit NirD: MTSGFLAGEWLDIGWVNEIPVRGSRTVQVEGGHDIAVFRTGENKVFALLDRCPHKHGRLSQGIVHGGAVACPLHNWRISLSTGEALGEDKGCTPVVPVKISGGRVLICRASTLKAAA; encoded by the coding sequence ATGACCTCTGGTTTCTTGGCGGGCGAATGGCTCGATATCGGCTGGGTCAACGAAATTCCGGTGCGCGGCAGCCGTACGGTGCAGGTTGAGGGCGGCCACGACATCGCCGTCTTCCGCACCGGCGAGAACAAGGTCTTCGCGCTGCTCGATCGCTGCCCGCACAAACATGGGCGGCTGAGCCAGGGGATCGTCCATGGCGGCGCGGTGGCGTGCCCGCTGCACAATTGGCGGATCAGCCTGTCGACCGGCGAGGCGCTGGGCGAGGACAAGGGCTGTACGCCCGTCGTGCCGGTGAAGATCAGCGGCGGCCGCGTCCTGATCTGCCGCGCCAGCACCCTCAAGGCAGCGGCGTGA
- a CDS encoding nitrate reductase: protein MIRTTCAYCGVGCGIRATVTGERTVRIEGDPDHPANRGKLCSKGTHLGETVGLEGRLLTPMIGKRRASWDKSLDLVARRFRDTIAQHGPDSVAFYVSGQLLTEDYYVANKLMKGFIGSANIDTNSRLCMSSAVAGHTRAFGEDVVPASYEDIDAADLIVLVGSNTAWCHPIVYQRIRARCDAGAKLVVIDPRRTETAEEADLHLPLRPGSDVALMNGLLAWCREAGALDTAFLADHLSVPADFWERVGEGSDLWSVAKTCDLPPADLRRFYELFAATPRTVTLFSQGVNQSLSGTDQVNAILNVHLATGRIGKPGAQPFSITGQPNAMGGREVGGLASTLAAHMDFAPDNRARVQRFWAAPTIAEKPGLKAVDLFRALGEGRIKALWVMATNPAVSMPDAGRVREALAACPFVVVSDVIADTDTSAFAHVRLPAAAWGEKDGTVTNSDRTISRQRALFPLPGEAKPDWWIVKEVGRRMGWKTAFAYDRPAEIWREHCRLSAYENDGARLFALPGLSSAGNADYDAMTPFRWGCTPFAEGRFPTADGRARLVTVVQKAISGPLAAWPLTLNTGRYRDQWHSMTRTGLAPKLARHREEPLVEVHPDDAAGLGVTDGGLAQVATPQGDSLYRVRVTPAQRRGEIFTPIHWTDRTSSGGRTGLLPRPLVDPVSGQPGFKQTPARLAAVATRWRGFLIVAGEPVHTPKCLWATRVAVPAGSLWELAGDGDPVKLEACLPGGERIEAIDAARGTRRIAILSGGRLVAALFVTESGELPSRDWLIGQLAEAEAAPTLLAGRAPGVQADRGAIVCACFDIGMRTIVAAIRDQRLADVAAIGTALGAGTNCGSCRPALARLLAEETNHAA from the coding sequence ATGATCCGTACCACCTGCGCCTATTGCGGCGTCGGCTGCGGCATCCGTGCGACCGTCACCGGCGAGCGCACCGTCCGGATCGAGGGCGACCCCGACCACCCCGCCAATCGCGGCAAGCTCTGTTCCAAGGGCACGCATCTGGGCGAGACGGTCGGCCTCGAGGGTCGCCTGCTCACGCCCATGATAGGCAAGCGTCGCGCGTCCTGGGACAAGTCACTCGACCTCGTCGCCAGGCGCTTTCGCGACACCATCGCGCAGCATGGTCCCGACAGCGTGGCCTTCTACGTCTCCGGCCAGCTGCTGACCGAGGACTATTATGTTGCCAACAAGCTGATGAAGGGTTTCATCGGCTCGGCCAATATCGACACCAATTCGCGGCTCTGCATGTCGAGCGCGGTGGCGGGCCACACTCGCGCGTTCGGCGAGGACGTGGTGCCCGCGTCTTACGAGGACATCGACGCCGCCGACCTGATCGTGCTGGTCGGCAGCAACACCGCCTGGTGCCACCCCATCGTCTATCAGCGTATCCGCGCCCGGTGCGATGCGGGCGCCAAGCTGGTGGTGATCGACCCCCGCCGCACCGAGACGGCGGAGGAAGCCGACCTTCATCTGCCGCTGCGCCCCGGCAGCGACGTGGCGTTGATGAACGGCCTGCTCGCCTGGTGCCGCGAGGCGGGGGCGCTCGACACCGCATTTCTCGCCGATCACCTGTCGGTCCCGGCCGATTTCTGGGAGCGGGTGGGCGAGGGGAGCGATCTCTGGTCGGTGGCGAAGACCTGCGATCTGCCCCCGGCCGACCTGCGCCGCTTCTACGAACTGTTCGCCGCCACGCCGCGCACCGTCACCCTGTTCAGCCAGGGGGTAAATCAGTCGCTGAGCGGCACCGATCAGGTCAATGCGATCCTGAACGTCCATCTTGCGACGGGCCGCATCGGCAAGCCCGGCGCGCAGCCCTTTTCGATCACCGGCCAGCCCAATGCCATGGGCGGGCGCGAGGTGGGCGGGCTGGCCTCCACGCTGGCCGCGCATATGGACTTCGCACCCGACAACCGCGCCCGCGTCCAGCGCTTCTGGGCCGCGCCGACCATTGCCGAAAAGCCCGGCCTAAAGGCCGTCGACCTGTTCCGCGCCTTGGGTGAGGGGCGGATCAAGGCGCTATGGGTGATGGCGACCAATCCCGCCGTGTCGATGCCCGATGCGGGCCGCGTGCGCGAGGCGCTGGCCGCCTGTCCCTTCGTCGTGGTCAGCGACGTGATCGCCGACACCGACACCTCGGCCTTTGCCCATGTCCGCCTGCCCGCCGCCGCCTGGGGCGAGAAGGACGGGACCGTCACCAATTCGGACCGCACGATCAGCCGCCAGCGCGCGCTGTTCCCGCTGCCCGGCGAGGCGAAGCCCGACTGGTGGATCGTCAAGGAAGTCGGCCGCCGCATGGGGTGGAAGACCGCCTTCGCCTATGACCGCCCCGCCGAAATCTGGCGCGAGCATTGCCGTCTGTCGGCCTATGAGAATGACGGCGCGCGCCTTTTCGCGCTGCCCGGCCTGTCGAGTGCGGGCAATGCCGATTATGACGCAATGACGCCGTTCCGCTGGGGCTGCACCCCCTTTGCCGAGGGCCGTTTCCCGACCGCCGATGGTCGCGCGCGGCTGGTGACGGTCGTGCAAAAGGCGATTTCCGGCCCGCTCGCCGCCTGGCCGCTGACGCTCAACACCGGACGCTATCGCGACCAGTGGCACAGCATGACCCGCACCGGCCTGGCGCCCAAGCTCGCCCGCCACCGCGAGGAGCCTTTGGTCGAGGTGCATCCCGACGATGCCGCTGGGCTGGGCGTCACCGATGGCGGACTGGCGCAGGTGGCGACGCCGCAGGGCGACAGCCTCTACCGCGTGCGCGTGACGCCTGCGCAGCGGCGGGGCGAGATCTTCACGCCGATCCACTGGACCGACCGCACCTCCAGCGGCGGACGCACCGGCCTGTTGCCGCGTCCGCTGGTCGATCCGGTGTCGGGCCAGCCGGGCTTCAAGCAAACCCCGGCGCGGCTGGCGGCGGTCGCGACGCGCTGGCGCGGTTTCCTGATCGTCGCGGGCGAGCCGGTGCACACGCCCAAATGCCTGTGGGCGACGCGCGTCGCGGTTCCGGCGGGCAGCCTGTGGGAGTTGGCGGGCGATGGCGATCCGGTGAAGCTGGAAGCGTGCCTGCCCGGCGGCGAGCGGATCGAGGCGATCGACGCGGCGCGGGGCACCAGGCGAATCGCGATCCTGTCGGGCGGTCGGCTGGTCGCCGCGCTGTTCGTGACCGAAAGCGGCGAATTGCCCAGCCGCGACTGGCTGATCGGCCAGTTGGCCGAGGCGGAGGCCGCACCGACCCTGCTCGCCGGACGTGCGCCGGGGGTGCAGGCGGATCGCGGCGCGATCGTCTGCGCCTGTTTCGATATCGGGATGCGCACCATCGTCGCGGCGATCCGCGACCAGCGGCTGGCCGATGTCGCCGCGATCGGGACCGCCTTGGGCGCGGGCACCAATTGCGGATCGTGCCGCCCCGCGCTCGCCCGCCTGCTCGCCGAGGAGACCAACCATGCCGCATGA
- the cobA gene encoding uroporphyrinogen-III C-methyltransferase, whose amino-acid sequence MPHDDFPAGSVWLVGAGPGDPDLLTRKAERLIAAADAVFYDALVGPGILDLIDPRAEQISVGKRSGRHSKDQRTIDALIVAAALEGKRVVRLKGGDPAIFGRTAEEVTACRAAGVPVRICPGITAASAAVASAGTSLTLRGVARRLTLVTAHAQAGATLDLDWSALAATDSTLAIYMGRAAAATVAQQLVAAGRSPDTPVLVVVNASLPNERIIRGRLSSLAFLVEAISAHDPAMLIVGEAVEADPAFAHAQTSPVHDGMIAA is encoded by the coding sequence ATGCCGCATGACGATTTTCCCGCCGGTTCGGTCTGGCTGGTCGGCGCAGGGCCGGGCGACCCCGATCTGCTGACCCGCAAGGCCGAGCGGCTGATCGCGGCGGCGGATGCCGTCTTCTACGACGCGCTGGTTGGCCCCGGCATCCTCGACCTGATCGACCCCCGCGCCGAGCAGATCAGCGTCGGCAAACGCTCGGGCCGTCATTCCAAGGATCAGCGGACGATCGACGCGCTGATCGTCGCGGCGGCGCTGGAGGGAAAGCGCGTCGTACGGTTGAAGGGCGGCGACCCGGCGATCTTCGGGCGTACGGCGGAGGAAGTGACCGCCTGCCGCGCGGCGGGCGTGCCGGTACGCATCTGCCCCGGCATCACCGCCGCCAGCGCGGCGGTCGCCTCGGCGGGGACCAGCCTGACCCTGCGCGGCGTGGCGCGTCGCCTGACCCTGGTCACGGCGCATGCGCAGGCGGGCGCGACGCTCGACCTCGACTGGTCAGCGCTGGCCGCGACCGATTCGACGCTCGCCATCTATATGGGCCGCGCGGCCGCCGCGACCGTGGCCCAGCAACTGGTCGCCGCCGGGCGCAGCCCGGACACGCCGGTGCTGGTCGTGGTCAACGCCTCGCTGCCCAATGAGCGAATCATCCGGGGGCGGCTGTCCTCGCTGGCCTTTCTGGTCGAGGCGATCAGCGCCCATGATCCCGCCATGCTGATCGTCGGCGAAGCGGTCGAGGCCGATCCGGCTTTCGCACATGCACAAACGAGCCCAGTGCATGACGGGATGATCGCAGCCTGA
- a CDS encoding glycoside hydrolase family 97 protein, protein MKTTLAIGLGLIASAAQAQNGPADPAVNETFKFAKPAGQPDAIETSPNGQITVQVSTDNDGRAVYMIARNGKAIVAPSRLGMMFTDAPKIERGMKIEAVTHAQSDTSWTQPWGEWRTIRDNHREMRVRLMESSALHRRYDVVFRVQDDGVGFRYEFPEQQALPKANIAEELTEFNIAQNGTAWWKPAFLWNREEYLYNRTPITAVGTAATPITMKLDDGTHIAIHEAALVDYASMAVMKTEGNSFKAVLTPGSGAPKVVKTGAWTTPWRTFLIAPDAGGLYMSHLMLNLNEPNKLGDVSWVKPGKFVGVWWKMIKGEWSWARGPRHGATTANVKTYIDFASKYGIPGVLVEGWNIGWDGDWAGNGSAMQFATPAEDFDADYLAKYAKAKGVSLIGHHETGGAVSHYASQFDPAFKFAADHGEHVVKTGYVADAGQIERVNADGSVSREWHEGQWMVNHHLRVLEAAARYKVSIDSHEPVKDTGLRRTYPNWMAREGSRGMEYNAWPGKNPPEHEVNLAFTRMLEGPMDFTPGVLSLTGSDNSPIQSTIAKQLALYVVLYSPVQMAADTPENYAKYPQAFRFIADVPVDWEDSRVLNGEVGDYVTFARRDRKSRDWYIGSITDENARELTITLDFLDPGKRYEAQVYKDGPGATYATDARHSIAFETKRVKKGDTLTLSLAPGGGQAIRLKAL, encoded by the coding sequence ATGAAGACGACCCTCGCCATCGGCCTCGGCCTGATCGCCAGTGCGGCACAGGCCCAGAACGGTCCCGCCGATCCGGCGGTCAACGAGACGTTCAAATTCGCCAAGCCCGCCGGACAGCCCGACGCGATCGAGACCTCGCCGAACGGCCAGATCACGGTGCAAGTATCGACGGACAATGACGGCCGGGCGGTCTATATGATTGCCCGCAACGGCAAGGCGATCGTCGCGCCCTCGCGGCTGGGCATGATGTTCACCGACGCGCCCAAGATCGAACGCGGTATGAAGATCGAGGCGGTCACCCATGCCCAGTCCGACACCAGCTGGACCCAGCCCTGGGGCGAATGGCGCACCATCCGCGACAATCACCGCGAGATGCGTGTCCGCCTGATGGAGTCGAGCGCGCTCCATCGCCGCTATGACGTGGTGTTCCGGGTGCAGGACGACGGTGTCGGCTTCCGCTACGAATTTCCCGAGCAGCAGGCTTTGCCCAAGGCCAACATCGCCGAGGAGCTGACCGAGTTCAACATAGCGCAGAACGGGACTGCGTGGTGGAAGCCCGCCTTCCTGTGGAACCGTGAGGAATATCTCTACAACCGCACGCCGATCACGGCGGTGGGCACAGCCGCGACGCCGATCACGATGAAGCTGGACGACGGCACCCATATCGCCATCCATGAGGCGGCTTTGGTCGACTATGCCAGCATGGCCGTCATGAAGACCGAGGGGAACAGCTTCAAGGCGGTCCTCACCCCCGGCTCGGGCGCGCCCAAGGTGGTGAAGACGGGTGCCTGGACGACGCCGTGGCGCACCTTCCTGATCGCGCCGGATGCGGGCGGGCTCTATATGAGTCATCTGATGCTCAACCTGAACGAGCCCAACAAGCTGGGCGACGTATCCTGGGTCAAGCCCGGCAAGTTCGTCGGCGTCTGGTGGAAAATGATCAAGGGCGAATGGAGCTGGGCGCGCGGGCCTCGCCATGGCGCCACCACCGCGAACGTGAAGACCTATATCGACTTCGCGTCGAAATACGGCATCCCCGGCGTCCTGGTCGAGGGGTGGAATATCGGCTGGGACGGCGACTGGGCGGGCAATGGCTCGGCGATGCAGTTCGCGACCCCGGCGGAGGATTTCGACGCGGACTATCTCGCCAAATACGCCAAGGCCAAGGGCGTCTCGCTGATCGGCCATCACGAGACGGGCGGCGCGGTCAGCCATTATGCAAGCCAGTTCGACCCGGCCTTCAAATTCGCAGCCGATCATGGCGAGCATGTGGTCAAGACCGGCTATGTCGCCGATGCCGGGCAGATCGAGCGGGTGAACGCGGACGGCTCGGTAAGCCGCGAGTGGCATGAAGGCCAGTGGATGGTGAACCACCATCTGCGCGTGCTGGAGGCCGCCGCCAGGTACAAGGTATCGATCGACTCCCACGAGCCGGTCAAGGACACCGGCCTGCGCCGTACCTATCCCAACTGGATGGCGCGCGAGGGCTCGCGGGGAATGGAATATAACGCCTGGCCGGGCAAGAACCCGCCAGAGCATGAGGTCAATCTGGCCTTCACCCGGATGCTGGAAGGGCCAATGGACTTCACGCCGGGCGTGCTCAGCCTGACGGGCAGCGACAACAGTCCGATCCAGTCGACCATTGCCAAGCAGCTGGCGCTGTATGTCGTGCTCTACTCGCCGGTACAGATGGCGGCCGACACGCCGGAGAATTATGCGAAATACCCGCAGGCGTTCCGCTTCATCGCGGATGTGCCGGTGGACTGGGAGGACAGCCGCGTCCTGAACGGCGAGGTGGGCGATTACGTAACCTTCGCCCGGCGGGACCGGAAAAGCCGGGACTGGTATATCGGCTCGATCACCGACGAGAATGCACGGGAGCTGACCATAACGCTCGACTTCCTCGATCCGGGCAAGCGTTACGAGGCGCAGGTGTACAAGGACGGTCCCGGCGCGACCTATGCGACCGATGCCCGCCATTCGATCGCGTTCGAGACCAAGCGGGTGAAGAAGGGCGACACGCTGACGCTGTCGCTTGCGCCCGGTGGTGGCCAGGCCATCCGCTTGAAGGCGCTGTAA
- a CDS encoding alpha-glucosidase, with translation MTETVHKPARPWWKGAVIYQIYPRSFADSNGDGIGDLPGITARLDHVASLGVDAIWLSPFFTSPMKDFGYDVADYRDVDPIFGTLADFDALVARAHELGLKVVIDQVYSHTSDEHPWFTESRSSRTNARADWYVWADAKPDGSPPSNWQSVFGGPAWTWDARRGQYYLHNFLKEQPQLHVHHPEVQAELLATARFWLDRGVDGFRLDAINFMMHEPTMRDNPPAPDTGKTRTRPFDFQVKLYNQSHADIVPFLERIRTTLDKYGDRFTVAEVGGDEADREMKLFTAGDHRLNTAYGFDFLYADRLTPRIVAEAVAKWPAEPGMGWPSWAFENHDAPRAVSRWTTPEHRDAFARMKMLLLLALRGNAFLYQGEELGLTQVDVPFERLVDPEAIANWPLTLSRDGVRTPMPWSSNAINGGFSDAEPWLPVGPDHAALAVNRQDGDPDSLLNLTRRLVRLRAETPALAVGGLTLLHADDQLLAFERREGDQRLLCLFNLGDMPVTLPPALPRGGRPLIHINSATDERLGAFGAAIREMTA, from the coding sequence ATGACCGAGACTGTCCATAAGCCCGCGCGCCCCTGGTGGAAGGGCGCGGTGATCTATCAGATCTACCCGCGCAGCTTCGCCGACAGCAATGGCGACGGCATCGGCGACCTGCCCGGCATCACGGCGCGCCTCGACCATGTCGCCAGCCTGGGCGTGGATGCGATCTGGCTGTCGCCCTTCTTCACCTCGCCGATGAAGGACTTCGGTTATGACGTGGCGGATTATCGCGATGTCGATCCGATCTTTGGAACGCTCGCTGATTTCGACGCGCTGGTGGCGCGGGCGCACGAACTGGGGCTGAAGGTCGTCATCGATCAGGTGTACAGCCACACCTCCGACGAGCATCCCTGGTTCACCGAAAGCCGGTCCAGCCGCACCAATGCCCGCGCCGACTGGTATGTCTGGGCCGATGCCAAGCCCGACGGCTCGCCGCCGTCCAACTGGCAGTCGGTGTTCGGCGGCCCCGCCTGGACCTGGGACGCACGACGCGGGCAATATTATCTCCACAATTTCCTCAAGGAGCAGCCGCAGCTTCACGTCCACCACCCGGAGGTGCAGGCCGAATTGCTGGCGACGGCGCGCTTCTGGCTGGACCGGGGGGTGGACGGCTTCCGGCTCGATGCGATCAACTTCATGATGCACGAGCCGACCATGCGCGATAACCCGCCCGCGCCGGACACGGGCAAGACGCGCACCCGGCCGTTCGACTTCCAGGTCAAGCTCTACAATCAAAGTCACGCCGATATCGTGCCCTTCCTGGAGCGGATTCGGACGACACTGGACAAATATGGCGACCGTTTCACCGTGGCGGAGGTCGGCGGCGACGAGGCGGATCGCGAGATGAAGCTGTTCACCGCTGGCGACCACCGGCTGAATACGGCCTATGGCTTCGACTTCCTCTATGCCGACCGGCTGACCCCGCGCATCGTCGCCGAAGCGGTGGCGAAATGGCCCGCCGAGCCGGGCATGGGCTGGCCGAGCTGGGCATTCGAGAATCATGACGCGCCGCGCGCCGTGTCGCGCTGGACGACGCCCGAACACCGCGATGCCTTTGCGCGGATGAAGATGCTGCTGCTGCTCGCGCTTCGCGGCAATGCCTTTCTCTATCAGGGGGAGGAACTGGGACTGACCCAGGTCGATGTCCCCTTCGAGCGGCTGGTCGATCCCGAAGCCATCGCCAACTGGCCGCTGACGCTGTCGCGCGACGGGGTGCGCACGCCGATGCCGTGGAGCAGCAATGCCATCAACGGCGGCTTTTCGGATGCCGAGCCCTGGCTGCCGGTCGGGCCGGATCACGCCGCGCTCGCGGTCAACCGTCAGGATGGCGACCCGGACTCGCTGCTGAACCTCACCCGTCGCCTCGTCCGCCTTCGGGCCGAGACGCCCGCACTGGCGGTCGGCGGCCTGACGCTGCTCCATGCCGACGACCAGCTGCTCGCCTTCGAACGGCGCGAGGGCGACCAGCGCCTGCTCTGCCTGTTCAATCTGGGCGACATGCCCGTGACCCTGCCCCCTGCCCTGCCGCGCGGGGGACGACCGCTGATCCACATCAATAGCGCCACCGATGAACGCCTGGGCGCGTTCGGGGCGGCGATCCGGGAGATGACTGCATGA
- a CDS encoding alpha-amylase family glycosyl hydrolase, producing the protein MKTLLLALLATATPLAAQDYRQRLPQDEVIYFVLPDRFENGDTANDRGGLKGGPLITGFDPTHKGFYHGGDLKGLTRRLDYIQGLGATAIWLGPIFKNKAVQGAKGQESAGYHGYWITDFTTVDPHLGSEADLRAFIAAAHGRGMKVYMDIIVNHTADVIQYRECAEGSPCPYRDRAPYPYQRRGGVKGAAINPGFLGDDVQTTANFARLTDPNYAYTPYVPAAEKNAKTPAWLNDPIYYHNRGNTSFEDESSTTGDFSGLDDLYTENPRVIAGMIDIYGSWIDRFGIDGFRIDTAKHVNPEFWRSFVPAMLDRAKAKGIPNFHIFGEVTAGMEPGALARWTKIADYPAVLDFAFMNAVIQTVAENKPTRVLSNLFEGDVLYAKGEATADILPTFLGNHDHGRFARDVRAANPSASDEEILKRVELGHAMLLTLRGVPTIYSGDEQGFAGDGNDQDAREDMFASKVASYNDNRLVGTSKTTATDSFAPSHPLYREIATLARLRTANPALTRGRQVIRARGDAPGLFAVSRFDPATGREYVIAFNTSAKPLAQAVQVETASQRFATMAGTCASTAAAPGSLMLELPAFGYAVCAAESR; encoded by the coding sequence ATGAAGACGCTGCTGCTCGCGCTCCTCGCGACCGCCACGCCGCTCGCCGCCCAGGATTACCGTCAGCGCTTGCCGCAGGACGAGGTGATCTATTTCGTCCTGCCCGACCGGTTCGAGAATGGCGACACCGCCAATGATCGCGGCGGGCTGAAGGGCGGCCCGCTGATTACCGGCTTCGATCCGACGCACAAGGGCTTCTATCACGGCGGCGATCTGAAGGGGCTGACCAGGCGGCTCGACTATATCCAGGGTCTGGGCGCGACCGCGATCTGGCTGGGGCCGATCTTCAAGAACAAGGCCGTGCAGGGCGCCAAGGGCCAGGAGAGCGCGGGTTATCACGGCTATTGGATCACCGACTTCACCACGGTCGACCCGCATCTGGGCAGCGAGGCGGACCTGCGCGCCTTCATCGCGGCGGCGCATGGCCGGGGGATGAAGGTCTATATGGACATCATCGTCAATCATACGGCGGACGTGATCCAGTATCGCGAATGCGCCGAAGGCTCACCCTGCCCGTATCGCGACCGTGCGCCCTACCCCTATCAGCGGCGTGGCGGCGTGAAGGGCGCGGCGATCAATCCGGGTTTTCTGGGCGACGATGTGCAGACGACGGCGAACTTCGCGAGGCTGACCGACCCGAACTACGCCTACACCCCCTATGTGCCCGCAGCCGAGAAGAACGCCAAGACCCCCGCCTGGCTCAACGATCCCATCTATTACCACAATCGCGGCAATACGAGCTTCGAGGATGAAAGCTCGACCACCGGCGACTTTTCGGGACTGGACGATCTCTACACCGAAAATCCGCGCGTCATTGCGGGCATGATCGACATTTACGGCAGCTGGATCGACCGGTTCGGCATCGACGGCTTTCGCATCGACACCGCCAAGCATGTGAACCCGGAGTTCTGGCGCAGTTTCGTCCCCGCCATGCTGGACCGCGCCAAGGCGAAGGGCATTCCGAACTTCCACATCTTCGGCGAGGTGACGGCGGGGATGGAGCCGGGTGCGCTGGCCCGCTGGACCAAGATCGCCGATTATCCGGCGGTTCTCGACTTCGCCTTCATGAACGCGGTGATCCAGACGGTCGCCGAGAACAAGCCGACCCGCGTCCTGTCCAACCTGTTCGAGGGCGATGTGCTGTACGCCAAGGGCGAGGCGACGGCGGACATATTGCCGACCTTTCTCGGCAATCACGACCATGGCCGCTTCGCACGCGACGTGCGGGCAGCCAACCCCAGCGCCTCGGACGAGGAAATCCTGAAGCGGGTCGAACTCGGCCATGCGATGCTGCTGACGCTGCGCGGCGTGCCGACCATCTATTCGGGCGACGAACAGGGCTTCGCGGGCGACGGCAACGACCAGGACGCGCGTGAGGACATGTTCGCCAGCAAGGTCGCCAGCTACAACGACAACAGGCTGGTCGGCACGTCCAAGACGACCGCGACCGACAGCTTCGCGCCCAGCCACCCGCTCTATCGCGAGATCGCGACCCTCGCCCGGCTGCGCACCGCCAATCCGGCGCTGACACGGGGGCGGCAGGTGATCCGCGCGCGCGGCGATGCGCCGGGCCTGTTCGCGGTGTCGCGCTTCGATCCCGCCACGGGGCGCGAATATGTGATCGCCTTCAACACCTCGGCCAAGCCTCTTGCTCAGGCTGTGCAGGTTGAAACGGCATCGCAACGTTTCGCCACCATGGCCGGCACCTGTGCCTCGACCGCCGCCGCGCCGGGGAGCCTGATGTTGGAATTGCCCGCTTTCGGCTATGCCGTCTGCGCGGCGGAGAGCCGTTGA